The Streptomyces sp. NBC_01353 genome contains a region encoding:
- a CDS encoding succinate dehydrogenase/fumarate reductase iron-sulfur subunit, whose amino-acid sequence MKLTLRVWRQKNADAPGAMSTYDVDGISSDMSFLEMLDTLNEELILRGEDPVAFDHDCREGICGACSLVINGDAHGPERTTTCQLHMRSFHDGDTIDIEPWRASAFPVVKDLVVDRSAFDRIIQAGGYISAPTGAAPEAHATPVPKADADFAFEHAECIGCGACVAACPNGSAMLFTSAKINHLNVLPQGAPERETRVLDMVGQMDAEGFGGCTLTGECATACPKGIPLPSIAAMNKEWLRATRKSGRR is encoded by the coding sequence ATGAAGCTCACCCTGCGCGTCTGGCGCCAGAAGAACGCCGACGCCCCCGGCGCCATGTCCACGTACGACGTGGACGGCATCTCCTCCGACATGTCCTTCCTGGAGATGCTCGACACGCTCAACGAGGAGCTCATCCTGCGCGGCGAGGACCCCGTCGCCTTCGACCACGACTGCCGCGAGGGCATCTGCGGCGCGTGCAGCCTGGTCATCAACGGCGACGCCCACGGCCCGGAGCGCACCACCACCTGCCAGCTCCACATGCGGTCCTTCCACGACGGCGACACGATCGACATCGAGCCGTGGCGCGCCTCCGCCTTCCCGGTCGTCAAGGACCTGGTGGTCGACCGCTCGGCCTTCGACCGCATCATCCAGGCCGGCGGCTACATCAGTGCCCCGACGGGCGCGGCCCCCGAGGCCCATGCGACCCCGGTCCCGAAGGCCGACGCAGACTTCGCCTTCGAGCACGCCGAGTGCATCGGCTGCGGCGCGTGCGTGGCGGCCTGCCCCAACGGCTCGGCGATGCTCTTCACCTCGGCCAAGATCAACCATCTGAACGTCCTGCCCCAGGGCGCCCCGGAGCGCGAGACACGCGTCCTGGACATGGTGGGCCAGATGGACGCCGAGGGGTTCGGAGGCTGCACCCTCACCGGGGAGTGCGCCACGGCCTGCCCGAAGGGGATCCCGCTGCCGTCGATCGCGGCCATGAACAAGGAGTGGCTGCGGGCGACGCGCAAGTCCGGCCGCCGGTAG
- a CDS encoding fumarate reductase/succinate dehydrogenase flavoprotein subunit, which produces MSYLDFETGEPVVDHKAPAGPIAERWDTRRFQAKLVNPANRRKHTVIVVGTGLAGGSAGATLAEQGYHVVQFCYQDSPRRAHSIAAQGGINAAKNYRNDGDSIHRLFYDTVKGGDFRARESNVHRLAQISVEIIDQCVAQGVPFAREYGGLLDTRSFGGVQVSRTFYARGQTGQQLLLGAYQALSRQIAAGNVEMHARTEMLDLIVVDGRARGIVARDLITGEISTHYADAVVLASGGYGNVFYLSTNAMNSNATAVWRAHRRGAYFANPCFTQIHPTCIPRTGDHQSKLTLMSESLRNDGRIWVPKAKGDNRTAAEIPEDERDYYLERIYPSFGNLVPRDIASRAAKNVCDEGRGVGPGGQGVYLDFADAIRRMGRKAVEEKYGNLFDMYERITAENPYEVPMRIYPAVHYTMGGLWVDYDLQTTVPGLFAIGEANFSDHGANRLGASALMQGLADGYFVLPSTINDYLARHPHAEPVTDEHPAVRDVLAETEDRLNLLLSVDGDRTPDSFHRELGELMWEFCGMARTDEGLRKALDRIPQIREEFWRRIKVPGTGEEFNQSLEKANRIVDYLELAELMCLDALNRAESCGGHFREESQTPDGEAARRDEEFSYAAAWEFNEGAAPVLHKEDLVFEYVHPTQRSYA; this is translated from the coding sequence ATGAGCTACCTCGACTTCGAGACCGGTGAGCCGGTCGTCGACCACAAGGCCCCCGCCGGACCCATCGCCGAGCGCTGGGACACCCGCCGCTTCCAGGCCAAGCTGGTCAACCCCGCCAATCGCCGCAAGCACACGGTCATCGTCGTCGGCACCGGCCTCGCCGGCGGCTCCGCCGGCGCGACCCTCGCCGAACAGGGCTACCACGTCGTCCAGTTCTGCTACCAGGACTCCCCGCGCCGCGCCCACTCCATCGCCGCGCAGGGCGGCATCAACGCCGCGAAGAACTACCGCAACGACGGCGACTCCATCCACCGCCTCTTCTACGACACCGTCAAGGGCGGCGACTTCCGCGCCCGTGAGTCCAACGTCCACCGCCTCGCGCAGATCTCGGTCGAGATCATCGACCAGTGCGTCGCCCAGGGCGTCCCCTTCGCCCGCGAGTACGGCGGACTGCTCGACACCCGCTCGTTCGGCGGCGTCCAGGTCTCCCGTACCTTCTACGCCCGCGGCCAGACGGGCCAGCAGCTGCTCCTCGGCGCGTACCAGGCGCTCTCCCGGCAGATCGCCGCGGGCAACGTCGAGATGCACGCCCGCACGGAGATGCTCGACCTGATCGTCGTCGACGGCCGGGCGCGCGGCATCGTCGCCCGCGACCTGATCACCGGCGAGATCTCCACCCACTACGCGGACGCGGTGGTCCTCGCCAGCGGCGGCTACGGCAACGTCTTCTATCTGTCGACGAACGCCATGAACTCCAACGCCACCGCCGTCTGGCGGGCCCACCGGCGCGGCGCGTACTTCGCCAACCCCTGTTTCACCCAGATCCACCCCACCTGCATCCCGCGCACTGGCGACCACCAGTCCAAGCTCACGCTGATGAGCGAGTCATTGCGCAACGACGGCCGCATCTGGGTCCCCAAGGCGAAGGGCGACAACCGCACCGCCGCCGAGATCCCCGAGGACGAGCGCGACTACTACCTGGAGCGCATCTACCCCTCCTTCGGCAACCTCGTCCCGCGCGACATCGCCTCCCGCGCCGCGAAGAACGTCTGCGACGAGGGCCGGGGTGTCGGTCCGGGCGGCCAGGGCGTGTACCTCGACTTCGCCGACGCGATCCGGCGGATGGGCCGCAAGGCGGTCGAGGAGAAGTACGGCAACCTTTTCGACATGTACGAGCGGATCACCGCCGAGAACCCGTACGAGGTGCCGATGCGGATCTACCCCGCCGTGCACTACACGATGGGCGGACTCTGGGTCGACTACGACCTCCAGACGACCGTCCCCGGTCTCTTCGCCATCGGCGAGGCCAACTTCTCCGACCACGGCGCCAACCGGCTCGGCGCCTCCGCGCTGATGCAGGGCCTCGCCGACGGCTACTTCGTCCTGCCCTCGACCATCAACGACTACCTGGCGCGCCACCCGCACGCCGAGCCGGTCACCGACGAGCATCCGGCGGTACGCGACGTGCTCGCCGAGACCGAGGACCGGCTGAACCTGCTGCTCTCGGTGGACGGCGACCGGACGCCCGACTCCTTCCACCGCGAACTGGGCGAACTGATGTGGGAGTTCTGCGGCATGGCCCGTACGGACGAGGGCCTGCGCAAGGCGCTCGACCGCATTCCCCAGATCCGCGAGGAGTTCTGGCGCCGCATCAAGGTGCCCGGCACCGGCGAGGAGTTCAACCAGTCCCTGGAGAAGGCCAACCGGATCGTCGACTACCTGGAGCTCGCCGAGCTGATGTGCCTCGACGCGCTGAACCGGGCCGAGTCCTGCGGCGGCCACTTCCGCGAGGAGTCCCAGACGCCGGACGGCGAGGCCGCGCGTCGCGACGAGGAGTTCTCGTACGCGGCGGCCTGGGAGTTCAACGAGGGCGCCGCCCCCGTCCTGCACAAGGAAGACCTCGTCTTCGAGTACGTCCACCCCACCCAGCGGAGCTACGCATGA
- a CDS encoding succinate dehydrogenase: MALATKTAPTERPPSPTRSRGFWASTIGKKTVMAVSGLLMLGYLVAHVAGNLKVFFGPEEFNAYGHWLRTMGDPVLHYSWALWLVRIVLLAAVVAHAVSAYQLSRRDIKARPTAYVHRRKRSSYATRTMRWGGIIVALFIVWHILDLTTGTLHPGGFQEGHPYQNVVDTFSTWYGNVIYIVAMLAVGLHIRHGFWSAAQTLGVGSARRERLLKALANGLALVLTVGFISVPVAVMTGVVS, encoded by the coding sequence ATGGCTCTGGCAACGAAGACGGCACCGACGGAACGACCACCGTCGCCCACGCGCTCACGCGGCTTCTGGGCATCCACGATCGGCAAGAAGACGGTCATGGCCGTCAGTGGCCTGCTCATGCTCGGCTACCTCGTGGCCCACGTCGCGGGAAACCTCAAGGTCTTCTTCGGCCCCGAGGAGTTCAACGCGTACGGTCACTGGCTGCGCACCATGGGCGACCCCGTCCTGCACTACTCCTGGGCCCTCTGGCTCGTCCGGATCGTGCTGCTCGCCGCGGTCGTCGCCCACGCCGTGTCCGCGTACCAGCTCAGCCGTCGCGACATCAAGGCCCGCCCCACCGCCTACGTCCACCGGCGCAAGCGGTCCTCCTACGCCACCCGCACCATGCGCTGGGGCGGGATCATCGTCGCCCTGTTCATCGTCTGGCACATCCTGGACCTGACCACCGGCACCCTCCACCCCGGCGGCTTCCAGGAGGGCCACCCGTACCAGAACGTCGTGGACACCTTCTCCACCTGGTACGGCAACGTGATCTACATCGTCGCCATGCTCGCCGTCGGCCTGCACATCCGCCACGGCTTCTGGAGCGCCGCCCAGACCCTCGGCGTCGGCAGCGCCCGCCGCGAGCGGCTCCTCAAGGCGCTCGCGAACGGCCTCGCGCTCGTCCTGACCGTGGGCTTCATCTCCGTACCCGTAGCCGTCATGACCGGAGTGGTGAGCTGA
- a CDS encoding LysR substrate-binding domain-containing protein — MQFQQLLYFVAVAETRHFTRAAERVHVSQPSLSQQIRALEQELGAELFSRARGNIALTDAGEALLPLARRILADTDTARHEVQELVQLKRGRVRLGATPSLCTGLLPDVLRAFHDLHPGIQLLIEEGGSHDLVRELARGALDLALVVLPLPTPSPALTTVELLREDLVVVSSAAAPAPGRPVRIADLRDQPLVMFRHGYDLRELTVAACRAEGFEPSFTVEGGEMDAVLGFVRAGLGVAVVPAMVAARAGRDLRVTSLARPGLRRTIALAHRSDVAPPRAARELQRVLLASRVPPPPKA; from the coding sequence ATGCAGTTCCAGCAGCTTCTGTACTTCGTGGCCGTGGCCGAGACCCGGCACTTCACCCGCGCCGCCGAGCGGGTGCATGTCTCCCAGCCCTCGCTCTCGCAGCAGATCAGGGCCCTGGAACAGGAGCTGGGGGCGGAGCTCTTCAGCCGGGCGCGGGGGAACATCGCGCTGACGGACGCGGGCGAGGCGCTGCTGCCGCTGGCGCGGCGGATCCTCGCGGACACGGACACCGCGCGGCACGAGGTGCAGGAGCTGGTGCAGCTGAAGCGCGGGCGGGTGCGGCTCGGCGCGACGCCGAGCCTGTGCACGGGTCTGCTGCCGGACGTGCTGCGCGCCTTCCACGATCTGCACCCGGGGATCCAGCTCCTCATCGAGGAGGGCGGCTCGCACGATCTCGTACGGGAGCTGGCGCGCGGCGCTCTGGATCTGGCGCTGGTCGTGCTGCCGCTGCCGACGCCGTCACCGGCGCTGACGACGGTGGAACTGCTGCGCGAGGACCTGGTGGTGGTGTCGAGCGCGGCGGCGCCGGCGCCGGGGCGGCCGGTGCGGATCGCGGATCTGCGGGACCAGCCGCTGGTGATGTTCCGGCACGGCTACGACCTGCGGGAGCTCACCGTGGCGGCGTGCCGGGCGGAGGGTTTCGAGCCGTCGTTCACGGTGGAGGGCGGCGAGATGGACGCGGTGCTGGGGTTCGTACGGGCGGGTCTCGGGGTGGCGGTGGTCCCGGCGATGGTCGCGGCGCGCGCGGGCCGCGACCTCAGGGTCACGTCCCTGGCCCGCCCGGGCCTGCGCCGCACGATCGCCCTGGCCCACCGCAGCGACGTGGCGCCACCGCGGGCGGCGCGGGAGCTCCAGCGGGTCCTGCTGGCCTCCCGCGTCCCCCCGCCGCCCAAGGCGTGA
- a CDS encoding EAL domain-containing protein — MKVPSQPSGCGAEPDGLEDRLRRFVTIWSRAIFPVTATSMTRAEFEQHLLPLARELRTALHARTFDTAPAHRAGAALVGVHCTDPDALSRTLGVIDAYLVLYCGEDGASTEELRARCSRLQHAMAAGFAQALRERTLLEQEAIARSALNARSAAEVALHTTESRFRAVFDGAAVGIGIADLEGNVLEVNETLTRMFGGLDQQIRSRKVNEWAHPEDGPHVWKLYDELVRGERDHYRVEKPYYRGDGTVLWTNLTVSLLRDAEGFPRYQLALLEDTTERRLLNLRLRYEATHDALTGLPNRTLFFERLEKALAPGDGARFGLCYLDLDGFKAINDSLGHSAGDRLLVEVADRLQSCATAPGEMVARLGGDEFVALTTGPGTEREVVELANRILAALASPVRIDGRELTVRGSVGVVEGPAGERTPAEVLRSADITMYRAKSAGGNRFEFADAEADARAITRHGLTTALPAALERGEFFIEYQPLVHLGDGTVHGAEALVRWCHPQHGVLGPDRFIPLAENTGLIVPLGRWVLQEAVRQARFWQTRHSDGGPLRINVNLSPTQLHHPRLVADTVDVLERSGLEPGALCLEVTESALIGADDGLLKPLRQLAEMGVDIALDDFGTGYSNLANLRRLPVSVLKLDRSFTQGMQQHPADPVDVKIVEGIVALAHSLKLAVTVEGVETGAQAQQLRELGCDTAQGWYYARPGAPDRIHALLLADAV, encoded by the coding sequence GTGAAGGTGCCGTCACAGCCGTCCGGTTGCGGCGCGGAACCGGACGGTCTCGAGGACAGACTCAGGCGGTTCGTGACCATCTGGAGCCGGGCCATCTTTCCGGTCACGGCCACCTCGATGACCCGCGCCGAGTTCGAGCAGCATCTGCTGCCGCTCGCCCGCGAGCTGCGGACCGCGCTGCACGCCCGGACCTTCGACACCGCCCCCGCGCACCGCGCGGGTGCCGCGCTCGTCGGAGTCCACTGCACGGACCCCGACGCGCTCAGCCGCACCCTCGGGGTCATCGACGCGTACCTGGTGCTCTACTGCGGCGAGGACGGCGCCTCCACCGAGGAGCTACGGGCCCGCTGTTCACGGCTCCAGCACGCCATGGCGGCCGGCTTCGCCCAGGCCCTGCGCGAGCGGACCCTCCTGGAGCAGGAGGCAATCGCCCGCTCCGCGCTCAACGCCCGCAGCGCCGCCGAAGTCGCCCTGCACACCACCGAGAGCCGCTTCCGGGCGGTCTTCGACGGAGCGGCGGTCGGGATCGGGATCGCCGACCTCGAAGGCAACGTCCTGGAGGTCAACGAGACCCTCACCCGGATGTTCGGCGGTCTGGACCAGCAGATCCGCAGCCGCAAGGTCAACGAATGGGCCCATCCCGAGGACGGTCCGCACGTCTGGAAGCTCTACGACGAGCTGGTACGCGGCGAGCGCGACCACTACCGCGTCGAGAAGCCGTACTACCGGGGCGACGGAACCGTGCTGTGGACCAACCTCACCGTCTCGCTGCTGCGCGACGCCGAGGGCTTCCCCCGGTACCAGCTGGCGCTGTTGGAGGACACCACCGAACGGCGGCTGCTCAATCTGCGGCTGCGGTACGAGGCCACCCACGACGCGCTCACCGGGCTGCCCAACCGGACCCTGTTCTTCGAGCGCCTGGAGAAGGCGCTCGCCCCGGGCGACGGCGCCCGCTTCGGGCTCTGCTACCTCGACCTCGACGGCTTCAAGGCCATCAACGACAGCCTGGGGCACTCGGCCGGGGACCGGCTCCTCGTCGAGGTCGCCGACCGGCTGCAGAGCTGCGCCACGGCCCCGGGCGAGATGGTGGCCCGGCTCGGCGGAGACGAGTTCGTCGCCCTCACCACCGGACCCGGCACCGAGCGCGAGGTCGTCGAGCTGGCGAACCGTATCCTCGCCGCGCTCGCCTCGCCCGTACGGATCGACGGCCGTGAACTGACCGTGCGGGGCAGTGTCGGTGTCGTCGAGGGACCGGCGGGGGAGCGGACCCCGGCCGAGGTGCTGCGCAGCGCCGACATCACGATGTACCGCGCCAAGTCGGCGGGCGGCAACCGCTTCGAGTTCGCCGACGCGGAGGCCGACGCGCGCGCGATCACCCGGCACGGGCTGACCACCGCGCTGCCGGCGGCGCTGGAGCGCGGCGAGTTCTTCATCGAGTACCAGCCCCTGGTGCACCTCGGCGACGGCACTGTGCACGGCGCGGAAGCGCTCGTACGGTGGTGCCACCCGCAGCACGGGGTGCTCGGGCCCGACCGGTTCATCCCGCTCGCCGAGAACACCGGCCTGATCGTGCCGCTCGGCCGCTGGGTCCTTCAGGAGGCGGTCCGCCAGGCCCGCTTCTGGCAGACCCGGCACTCCGACGGCGGCCCGCTGCGGATCAACGTCAACCTCTCGCCGACGCAGCTGCACCATCCGCGGCTGGTCGCCGACACGGTCGACGTCCTGGAGCGCTCGGGGCTGGAACCGGGGGCCCTGTGCCTGGAGGTCACCGAGTCGGCGCTGATCGGCGCGGACGACGGCCTGCTGAAGCCGCTGCGGCAGCTCGCCGAGATGGGCGTGGACATCGCGCTGGACGACTTCGGCACGGGCTACTCGAACCTGGCGAACCTGCGCCGGCTGCCGGTGAGCGTCCTCAAACTGGACCGTTCCTTCACACAGGGGATGCAGCAGCACCCGGCGGACCCGGTCGACGTCAAGATCGTGGAGGGCATCGTCGCGCTGGCACACAGCCTGAAACTGGCGGTGACGGTCGAGGGGGTGGAGACGGGGGCGCAGGCGCAGCAACTGCGAGAACTGGGCTGCGACACGGCGCAGGGCTGGTACTACGCCCGCCCGGGCGCCCCGGACCGGATCCACGCGCTGCTCCTCGCGGACGCGGTGTAG
- a CDS encoding SAM-dependent methyltransferase, producing MERPAWAPPGIDISVPSVSRMYDFYLGGSHNFEVDREAARKAMEFIPGLPKIMQANRAFMRRAVRFAVDSGVTQFLDIGSGIPTFGNVHEVAQAASPDARVVYVDHDPVAVAHSRAVLEGQDRATVLAADLRKPLQILHSPEVGQLLDMDKPVALLLVAVLHFLEDEDEPEKAVAELVEALAPGSLVVLTHASYEGIPLSQDEAEGTVGVYRNIRNPLVMRSHAEISRFFAGCPLVEPGLVSMPDWRPESPADEEDPYAFSGFAGVGRKA from the coding sequence ATGGAGCGTCCCGCCTGGGCCCCGCCGGGTATCGATATTTCGGTGCCGAGCGTGTCCCGTATGTACGACTTCTATCTGGGCGGCTCGCACAATTTCGAGGTGGACCGGGAAGCGGCCCGCAAGGCCATGGAGTTCATCCCGGGACTCCCCAAGATCATGCAGGCGAATCGCGCCTTCATGCGCCGGGCCGTGCGCTTCGCCGTCGACAGCGGCGTCACCCAGTTCCTCGACATCGGCTCGGGCATACCGACGTTCGGTAACGTCCACGAGGTCGCCCAGGCCGCGTCCCCCGACGCGAGAGTCGTCTACGTCGACCACGACCCGGTCGCCGTCGCCCACAGCCGTGCCGTGCTCGAGGGCCAGGACCGCGCCACCGTCCTCGCGGCCGACCTCCGCAAGCCGCTCCAGATCCTGCACAGCCCCGAGGTCGGTCAACTCCTCGACATGGACAAGCCGGTGGCGCTGCTGCTCGTCGCCGTCCTGCACTTCCTGGAGGACGAGGACGAACCCGAGAAGGCCGTCGCGGAGCTCGTCGAGGCCCTCGCGCCCGGCAGCCTGGTCGTGCTGACCCACGCCTCCTACGAAGGCATCCCGCTCTCGCAGGACGAGGCCGAGGGCACCGTCGGGGTCTACCGGAACATCCGCAACCCTCTCGTCATGCGCTCGCACGCCGAGATCAGCCGCTTCTTCGCCGGCTGCCCGCTGGTCGAGCCGGGTCTGGTGTCCATGCCCGACTGGCGGCCCGAGAGCCCGGCCGACGAGGAGGATCCTTACGCCTTCTCCGGCTTCGCAGGGGTGGGGCGCAAGGCGTGA
- a CDS encoding SCO0930 family lipoprotein, with the protein MKTWGNAALALTAAAMLALTTACGQEQGESSLGGQPAGAANPAGAPADNGYSSGGYASGGYGSDAGAGGAAEPAGQLAVADTKQLGKVVTDSEGFTLYRFDKDSASPPKATCEGDCAKAWPVVSASGAKPPAGVDPSLLGEVTRTDGTKQLTLDGWPMYRYAKDTKPGDLNGQGVGGTWFASAPDGKKAAPAAGGGADEGGTEESEVDAAGLSVRKDPKLGDIVVDSRGMTVYRFKKDSAWPMKTACTGACLEKWPVVAPVEKNDTKGITKKGFVTFSRPDGIKQQTIDCWPLYTFAGDEAPGDTNGQGVGGTWYAVSPEGKLVGAPK; encoded by the coding sequence ATGAAGACCTGGGGCAACGCGGCACTCGCGCTCACGGCGGCGGCCATGCTCGCGCTGACGACGGCGTGCGGTCAGGAGCAGGGCGAGTCGTCGCTCGGCGGCCAGCCCGCCGGAGCGGCGAACCCGGCCGGCGCCCCGGCCGACAACGGTTACAGCTCCGGCGGTTACGCCTCCGGAGGCTATGGATCCGACGCTGGTGCCGGCGGCGCGGCCGAGCCCGCCGGGCAGCTGGCGGTGGCGGACACCAAGCAGCTCGGCAAGGTCGTCACCGACAGCGAGGGTTTCACCCTCTACCGCTTCGACAAGGACTCCGCCTCCCCGCCCAAGGCCACCTGCGAGGGCGACTGCGCCAAGGCGTGGCCCGTGGTGAGCGCTTCGGGCGCCAAGCCCCCGGCCGGCGTGGACCCCTCGCTGCTCGGCGAGGTCACCCGGACCGACGGCACCAAGCAGCTCACCCTCGACGGCTGGCCGATGTACCGGTACGCCAAGGACACCAAGCCCGGCGACCTCAACGGTCAGGGTGTCGGCGGCACGTGGTTCGCCTCCGCCCCCGACGGAAAGAAGGCCGCACCGGCCGCGGGCGGCGGGGCCGACGAGGGCGGTACCGAGGAATCCGAAGTGGATGCCGCCGGGCTCTCGGTGCGCAAGGACCCCAAGCTCGGTGACATCGTGGTGGATTCGCGAGGAATGACGGTTTACCGCTTCAAGAAGGATTCCGCCTGGCCCATGAAGACGGCCTGCACCGGCGCCTGCCTGGAGAAGTGGCCGGTTGTCGCCCCCGTCGAGAAGAACGACACCAAGGGCATCACCAAGAAGGGCTTCGTGACCTTCAGTCGCCCCGACGGCATCAAGCAGCAGACGATCGACTGCTGGCCCCTGTACACCTTCGCCGGCGACGAGGCGCCCGGAGACACCAACGGCCAGGGTGTGGGCGGCACCTGGTACGCCGTGTCCCCCGAGGGAAAGCTGGTCGGAGCGCCCAAGTAG
- a CDS encoding DUF4239 domain-containing protein, with amino-acid sequence MSEWLVLTIAMAAACAVVLTIVVINNRRVPDDDDPSETPDVMEYMTMMIGVIYAIVLGLAIAGVWEARGAAQETVRQEAQALHEISARVEVYPVDVRTRIRADVDAYVSYVVDEEWSHMSEHGELSEEGTRLLEQVRRSVTDYQPANDHEGQAYQPLVDQVAVVDDTRGARGQNAGATMPGVVWFGLIIGALVTVGLIFTLQIRRTGRELLLAGLFSALIAFLLFLIWDFDAPFGRGISATAAPFTDLFPHLTR; translated from the coding sequence ATGTCCGAATGGCTTGTCCTGACCATCGCGATGGCCGCCGCCTGCGCGGTCGTCCTCACCATCGTCGTCATCAACAACCGCAGGGTCCCCGACGACGACGATCCCAGCGAGACCCCCGACGTCATGGAGTACATGACGATGATGATCGGCGTGATCTACGCGATCGTGCTTGGTCTCGCCATCGCCGGCGTCTGGGAGGCGCGCGGCGCGGCGCAGGAGACCGTGCGCCAGGAGGCCCAGGCGCTGCACGAGATCTCGGCCCGGGTCGAGGTGTACCCGGTCGACGTCCGTACCCGGATCCGCGCCGATGTCGACGCGTACGTCTCGTACGTGGTCGACGAGGAGTGGAGCCACATGTCCGAGCACGGCGAGCTCAGCGAGGAGGGCACCCGGCTCCTGGAGCAGGTGCGCCGGAGCGTGACCGACTACCAGCCGGCCAACGACCACGAGGGGCAGGCGTATCAGCCGCTCGTGGACCAGGTGGCGGTGGTGGACGACACACGGGGCGCCCGGGGCCAGAACGCGGGGGCGACCATGCCCGGGGTGGTGTGGTTCGGCCTGATCATCGGAGCGCTGGTGACGGTCGGCCTGATCTTCACCCTGCAGATCCGGCGCACCGGCCGCGAACTGCTCCTCGCCGGTCTGTTCAGCGCGCTCATCGCCTTCCTGCTCTTCCTGATCTGGGACTTCGACGCGCCCTTCGGGCGCGGGATCTCGGCGACGGCCGCGCCGTTCACCGACCTGTTCCCGCACCTCACGCGCTAG
- a CDS encoding class F sortase gives MSPKDFSVLEPRRRRPPWGVLALVMLSGLAMMRNGVDVELGPPQPAAAEAPDTSLIGAPPPMSAGVEPLPHAPASRIRIPSIRVAAPIMDVGLDPAGWIEAPPPQDANLAGWYQNGIAPGQRGTAVVVGHVDNEAGPAVFYGLGSLEKGQHVEVERYDGRVAVFEIYGIEVYDKNNFPGVQVYADTGEPELRVITCGGGYSRAQGYQGNVVVYARMIGST, from the coding sequence ATGAGCCCCAAGGACTTCAGCGTCCTTGAGCCGAGAAGAAGACGCCCACCGTGGGGCGTCCTGGCTCTCGTCATGCTGTCCGGTCTGGCGATGATGCGCAACGGAGTGGACGTCGAGCTCGGCCCGCCGCAGCCGGCGGCCGCCGAGGCTCCCGACACGAGCCTGATCGGGGCTCCGCCCCCCATGTCCGCGGGCGTGGAGCCGCTGCCCCACGCCCCGGCCTCGCGCATCAGGATCCCTTCGATCAGGGTCGCCGCGCCGATCATGGACGTGGGTCTCGACCCGGCCGGCTGGATCGAGGCGCCGCCCCCGCAGGACGCCAACCTGGCCGGCTGGTACCAGAACGGCATCGCGCCCGGCCAGCGCGGCACGGCCGTCGTCGTCGGTCATGTCGACAACGAGGCGGGCCCCGCGGTCTTCTACGGCCTGGGATCGCTGGAGAAGGGCCAGCACGTCGAGGTGGAGCGGTACGACGGCCGGGTCGCGGTCTTCGAGATCTACGGCATCGAGGTGTACGACAAGAACAACTTTCCCGGGGTCCAGGTCTACGCCGACACCGGGGAGCCCGAACTCCGGGTCATCACCTGCGGGGGCGGCTACTCCCGGGCGCAGGGGTACCAGGGCAACGTGGTGGTCTACGCACGCATGATCGGCTCCACCTGA
- a CDS encoding polysaccharide deacetylase family protein, translating to MKKDQMPTGRRAVLRIAAALGATATVGVLAADRFGTPPGAPPSGRPDVAGGPAPGHGPAAGAPANTRLKPSAYRLQPMTADAPPAFRKALPPVRQRPFLKMSGVGRSMVLTFDDGPDPRYTPEILATLRRYGCRAMFFVCGEKVAENQDLVREMAADGHVVGNHSWSHPLIPKLRPSRIRDELGSTSELVEKVLGSAPLWYRAPFGAWNRHSFEIGAELGMEPLAWTVDTLDWKEPGTDSIVRRVLDGAAPGVVVLSHDAGGNRSQSVAALRRYLPELLDAGYSITVPRR from the coding sequence ATGAAAAAGGATCAGATGCCCACCGGGCGGCGGGCCGTGCTGCGCATCGCCGCCGCCCTCGGGGCCACAGCCACGGTCGGAGTACTCGCGGCGGATCGTTTCGGCACACCGCCGGGCGCGCCACCGAGCGGCCGTCCGGACGTCGCCGGAGGGCCCGCTCCCGGCCACGGACCGGCGGCGGGCGCGCCCGCGAACACCCGGCTCAAGCCCTCCGCGTACCGGCTCCAGCCGATGACGGCCGACGCACCCCCGGCCTTCCGCAAGGCGCTCCCCCCGGTCCGGCAGCGGCCGTTCCTGAAGATGTCCGGCGTGGGCCGTTCGATGGTGCTCACCTTCGACGACGGGCCGGACCCCCGCTACACCCCGGAGATCCTCGCCACCCTGCGCCGCTACGGCTGCCGGGCGATGTTCTTCGTGTGCGGCGAGAAGGTCGCCGAGAACCAGGACCTGGTACGGGAGATGGCCGCGGACGGGCACGTGGTCGGGAACCACTCCTGGTCCCACCCGCTGATCCCCAAGCTGCGGCCCTCCCGTATCCGGGACGAGCTGGGCTCCACCAGTGAGCTCGTCGAGAAGGTCCTCGGCTCGGCCCCGCTCTGGTACCGCGCCCCGTTCGGGGCATGGAACCGGCACTCCTTCGAGATCGGCGCCGAGCTGGGCATGGAGCCGCTCGCCTGGACCGTCGACACCCTGGACTGGAAGGAGCCGGGTACCGACAGCATCGTGCGCCGGGTCCTGGACGGCGCGGCGCCCGGTGTCGTCGTCCTCTCGCACGACGCGGGCGGGAACCGCTCGCAGAGTGTCGCCGCGCTGAGGCGGTACCTGCCCGAGCTGCTCGACGCCGGCTACAGCATCACGGTGCCCCGCCGCTGA